The sequence GGCAGCGGGTGGGAAATTGGCAGGAATCGGCGGAAAGTTGTCAGGGCCCGGCGGCCGTCGCGGCGGCCGTTCCGCTCGCGCCGCCCTGCGTGCGGCCGAGCGCGCGCGTGCGCCGGCCGAATGCGCGACGCGCGGCAAAGCAGCCGGCGCATCCGCGAGCGCGAGCGCGCCCGCCGGCCGGACGCGCGGCCCGTGATTGCACCCCAACTCGCGAATGCGCGGCCGGCCGTCAGCGGCGTGATCGGCACAACACGGCTGAACGGCGCAAAGACGGGCGAACGAAATGAACGCGGACGAGCGCCGCAGACGGCGAAGGCGCGCGAGCAGCCCGCGCATGCGCGCCGGCGATCAAGGGGCGATGCTCGCCGGACGAAGCGCGCATCGCGCCCAACGCCGGCCCCGGCCGCGCCCGCCGGCCGGACATGCTCGCGAGCGACGGCAATCGCGAGCGAGGCAACCGTGCGCCGCTACGCTACGCGGCGTGGCGTGGCGTGGCGTGGCGCGGCAAGCGATCGTCCCGACCGATGAAGTGGGTTAAGATCGGCGCGGTCTCGGCAAGTCGATGGTGAAGCAGCATGGCAGCGGAAATTCCCCTCCGACATCGCACGACGACCGTCGATGTCGTGATCTATCCGGGATTCAAGGCGATCGAGGCCGTCGGCGTCATCAACGTGTTCGATTACGCGAACGCGCGGCTCGCGGCCGCCGGGCTCCCGCCCGTCTACGATCTGCAGATCGCCGCGCCCGCGAAGGGCGCGGTCAAGTCCGACACCCTCATCGTGCTCGAAGCGACCAAGGCGATCGACACCCTCGCCGTGCCGGACACGGCGATCGTCGTCGGCGCGCGGGATATCGAGCGCGCGCTGCGCGACACGTCGATGCTCGTCGGATGGTGCCGCGACGTGTCGGGCAGGATCGGCCGGATGGTGGGGCTGTGCTCGGGCTGCTTCTTTCTCGCCGAGTCCGGGATGCTCGACGGCCGCCGCGCGACGACGCACTGGAGCGTCGCCCACACGCTGCAGGCGCGCTATCCGGCCGTGAAGGTGGAACCCGACGCCATTTTCGTGCGGGAAGGCAACGTGTGGACGTCGGCGGGCGTGACGGCCGGCCTCGATCTCGCGCTCGCGATGGTCGAGGAGGATCTCGGCCGCGACATCGCGCTCGCCGTCGCGCGCGATCTCGTGATCTATCTGAAGCGGCCCGGCGGACAATCGCAGTTCAGCGTGTATCTGGCGAGCCAGATGACCGCGCATTCGTCGATCCGCGACGTTCAGGACTGGATTCTGAATTCGCTCGGCGAGCGTCTGAGCGTCGCGCAGCTCGCGAAGCGCGCCGCGATGAGCGAGCGCAACTTCATCCGCGTCTTCGTGCGGGAAACCGGCTATCGCCCGGCCGAATTCATCGAAATCGCACGGCTCGAAAAGGCGCGCCGCATGCTCGAGCAGGAGGAACTGCCGCTCAAGACGGTCGCCGTGCGCAGCGGGTTCCATTCCGACGATCAACTGCGGCGCGTGTTCGTGCGCCGCCTCGGCGTGACGCCCGGCGCTTACCGCGAACGTTTCTCGGGCACCGGCGTACGCGACGCGGCCGCGAGCGAAGGCGCGGACTTCACGGACTGAAGCGCGGGCCGCGGCGAGCGCGGCGACGGTTCCCGGAATCCCGGACGGACCGCTCCCGGCGGCGCGCCCCGCGCCGCCGCCGTCCGGTCTTGCCGGCGGCGCGGCGGCGATGCAATTCGCGCGGCGCATACGTCGATTCGACGACGACGCGCGTGTCGCGCCGACCGGCATCGCCGTCGCCGCCCCGCCAACGCAACCGCAACGCACCGGCAACACCCCGGCAACGCTTGCGCGCCCGTGCCGAACCACCGATCTCCGAGCATGCTGCCGGCAAAAACGCCTGCGCCGCCGCGGTACCCCGGCCTTCCCCGCGGCACCGCGTCGACGCGGCGCACGCGGCGCACGCATCGCGTTCACGACAATGATCACATCGCACGGACCGAATCGGCATCGCCGCCCGCCGCAGCGGCGGCCATATTCAAATGCCCGTGTCGAACCACGCTTCGGTCCGCCGATACAGATCGACGAAGCGCGCATGGCGCGCGGCGAGCGCGGCATCGTGCCCGGGCTTGGCGACGCATGTCGCGCCCGGCCCGAGCGCGACGAGCTCCGTCGCGCGCCAGTGTTCCGCGGCGACGCCGCCGAGCAGCGCCGCACCGCGCGCGGCGGCGTCCGCGCCCTCGACTGCGTGCAGTTCGACGTCGAGCGCGTCGGCCAGCAGTTGCCGCCAGCGCGGATCGACCGAGCCGCCGCCCGCGAGCCGCAGCGCGCGCACGGGCGAGCCGTCCGCGCGGATCGCATCGAGCCCCGCGCGCAGCGCGAACGCGACGCCCTCGAACGCCGCGCGCATCAAAGCGCCGCGCGAATCGCCGAGCGACAGGCCGAGCCAGCCGCCGCGCGCAGCGGGATTCATCCACGGCGAGCGTTCGCCCGTCAGGTACGGCAGGAAGCTGATCTGCGCGGCCGCGTGAGCGCCGAACGCATCGTCGTACGCGGCGCGCCAATCCGGATAGACGAGCCAGCCGCGCGCCGATTCGAGCGCGATCCCGACGTTCTGCATCGCGGCCATCGTGTAATAGCGCGCGCCGCCCGCCGCACGATAACGGTGCAGGCCCGCGCGCGGCGCGGCGCCCTGCGCGGTCAGCACGACAATCTGGCCGCCCGTGCCGGTCGTCAGCAGCGCGTCGCCGTCGCGCGCGAGGCCGCTGCCGAGCGCCGCGCACGGCGTATCGCCCGCGCCCGTCGCGAGCGCGACGTCTGCCGGCAGCCCGAGCGCGCGCGCCGCGTCGGCCGACAACGCGCCGCACCGCGCATCCGATGCACGCGGCGCGGCGAACAGCGCGCGCGGCAGGCCGAGCGATGCGATCAGCGCATCGTCCCAGTCTCCGTCCGGGCCGGCGAGCGCGGTCGCGCACGCGTCGGACGGATCGCTCGCGACGTCGCCGCCCAGCGCGACGCGCAGCCAGTCCTTCGGCTGCAGCGCCCAGCGCGCGGCGCGCAGCACATCCGGCTCGTGCGCGGCGAGCCACGCGAGAAGCGGCCCCGCCATGCCCGGCGACACGGGATTCGGCGACGCGGGCCAGCGCGCGACGAGCGCGGTCGCGCGCGCGTCCGGCCACAGCATCGCGGGCCGCAGCGCGCGGCCGCACGCGTCGGCCAGCACGACGCCGTGCATCTGCCCCGACAAGCCGATCGCCCGCACCTGCGCGCGCTCGTGCTCGGGCAGCCGCCTGGCCGCGTCGACGAGCGCGCGCCACCACGCGGCGACGTCGATCTCCGCCCAGCCGGGCTGCGGCGTCGCGACCGCATACGCGGCGCCCGACGACGCGCGCACGCGGCCGTCGCCGTCGACGATCGCGAGCTTGAGAGAACCGGTCCCCAGATCGATGCCGAGAAATCGCATAACGGAACATGGATTCGAATGAGCCGACGCCGATGATAACCGCCCTGCCCGGCCGCGCCCGCACGATCGGCATCCGCGGCCCGGATGCGCGTTCAAGCCGGCTGGAAGCGGCTCGTCGCGGGTTAACCCAGTGCGGCTTTCGCGCATCGCGCGCGGCCACTATGCCGGCCAGCCGATACAGACCATAAACCAGACGATATTTGGCGACGTCGACCGATCAATATTGAACGGCGATAAAACCGGGACACCCACTCCAGCCGCAGGCCCCCGTGATGAACGCACCGCTGTCCGACGCACGGCGCGCATATCGACGCAGCAAAGCACGGAATAGAAACCAGCGCTCTTGTTGCGATTCGTCAATGCGCATAACGTTGAACCATCTTCAAAACAAGATCATGGAGTGAGACAGATGCAATCGAACACGGTCCATCCGTGCGATGAGCTGCTGCCTTCCGGCAAGCTGCTGACGCTCGGGCTACAGCACGTTCTCGTCATGTACGCGGGCGCCGTCGCGGTGCCGCTCATCGTCGGCGGCGCGCTCAAGCTGCCGAAAGACCAGATCGCATTCCTGATCAGCGCGGACCTGTTCGCGTGCGGGATCGCGACGCTGATCCAGACGCTCGGCGTGTGGATCTTCGGCATCCGCCTGCCCGTCATCATGGGCTGCACGTTCGCGGCCGTCGGCCCGATGATCGCGATCGGCACGAACCCCGGCCTCGGCATCCTCGACATCTTCGGCTCGACGATCGCCGCGGGCGCGATCGGCATCGTGCTCGCGCCGATGATCGGCAAGCTGTTGCGATTCTTCCCGCCCGTCGTCGTCGGCACCGTGATTTCGGTGATCGGGCTGTCGCTGATGGAAGTCGGGATCAACTGGGCGGCGGGCGGCGTCGGCAATCCGAACTACGGCGACCCCGTCTACCTCGGCCTGTCGCTCCTCGTGCTCGCGCTGATTCTCCTCATCAACAAGTTCGGCCGGGGCTTCGTCGCGAACATCTCGGTGCTGCTCGGCATGGTCGCCGGCTTCGCGATCGCGTTCGCCGCGGGCCGCGTGAACACCGACGGCGTCGCGGCGGCGCCGTGGCTCGGCTTCGTCGCGCCGTTCCATTTCGGACTCCCGCATTTCGATCCGTTGGCGATCGCGACGATGGTGATCGTGATGTTCGTCACGTTCATCGAATCGACCGGGATGTTCCTCGCGGTCGGCGACATGGTCGAGCGGCCCGTCGATCAGGACACGCTCGTGCGCGGCCTGCGCGTCGACGGGCTCGGCACGCTGATCGGCGGCATCTTCAATTCGTTTCCGCACACGTCGTTCTCGCAGAACGTCGGGCTGATCGGCGTGACCGGCGTGAAGAGCCGCTTCGTCTGCGCGACGGGCGGCATGATCCTCGTGCTGCTCGGCCTCTTTCCGAAGATGGCGCAGCTCGTCGCGTCGGTGCCGCCCTTCGTGCTCGGCGGCGCGGGCATCGTGATGTTCGGGATGGTGGCCGCGAACGGCGTGAAGGTGCTGTCGAAAGTCGATTTCGTGCGCAACCATCACAATCTGTTCATCGTCGCGGTGAGCATCGGCCTCGGCCTCGTGCCCGTCGTGTCGCCGAACTTCTTCTCGAAGCTGCCCGCCGCGCTCGCGCCGATCCTTCACAGCGGAATCCTGCTCGCGTCGGTGTCGGCCGTCGTGCTCAATCTCGTGTTCAACGGGATGAAGGGCGAACAGGACGCGCGCTGCGACATCCGCCGCGCAGGCCGCGACTTCGACGGAAGGCCCGCCGATCTGCATTGAATCGACGGCGCGCCGCCGTGCCGCCGTGCCGCCGTGCCGCCGTGCCGCCGTGCCGCCGTGCAGGCAATCGAACACGAACGCCGCGCGTTGAATCGCCTCGCCGAAGTCGGGCCTCGATCCGATCATCGCGTGGCGATTGCACGGCGTACGGCGCCGCGCGCCGCGAATCGAACGACTACCCCGCTTCGTGAAGCGCGCGGCGAAAAGCCCGCGAGCAATCCGGTCTTCATGGCGCGGCTCGTTTCGCGGCGTTTCTCGTTTTCGCCCCATGCGGCAGTCGAAGCGCCGACCGAACATACGGGCGTGCCGCTTGCGCGCGCAGCGGCCGCGCCGACGTTGCATCGACGACGCGGCGCGACGGCGGCGGGAATCGGATCGCGACCGCCAAACAAAAACCCCGCGTTCCGAAGAACGCGGGGTTTTTTCATTCACGCGGCGACGCATCCGTCGCCGCTCACGCACCGCGCGACGGGCGAACCAACCGCGTTCGCTCGCCGAGCGGCGCGGGCGACCGCTTAGCCGGCCGTCGTCGCGCCGGCGGACGCGGCGGGCACGGCCGACGCCGCCGCAGGCACGGCCGCACGTCCGTAGTCGACGGGCGCATCCGCTGGGCGCGGCGTCTCGCCCGCGCGCTCGATCCAGCCGCCGCCCAGCGCGCGGTACAGATCGACGAGGTTCGTCCAGCGCGCGAGCCGCGCGCTGATCAACTGCTGCTGCGCCGTGTACAGATCGGTCTGCGCGGTCAACACCGACAGATAGCTGTCGACGCCGTTCTTGTAGCGCAGGTCCGACAGATCGTAGCGGCGCTGCTGCGCGTGCTCGTTGCGCTCGAGCGCCGCGATCTGCTGATCGTACGTGCCGCGCGCGGCGAGCCCGTCCGACACCTCGCGGAACGCGCTCTGGATCGCCTTCTCGTAGTTCGCGATCTCGATGCGCTTCTGCACGTGCGCGAGATCGAGGTTCGCGATGTTCTGCCCGCCCTCGAAGATCGGCAACGCGATGCTCGGCGCGAACGACCACGCCGCCGTGCCGGCCTTGAACAGGCCGCCGAGCGTCGGGCTCGCGGTGCCGAACGCCGCCGTCAGCGAGATCTTCGGGAAGAACGCCGCGCGCGCCGCGCCGATGTTCGCGTTCGCCGCGCGCAACGCCTCCTCGGCCTGCATGATGTCGGGGCGCCGCGTCAGCAGATCGGACGGCAGCCCGGCCGGCACGTCGGTCAGCAGGTTCTGCGCGTTGAGCGGCAGGCCGGCCGGCAGATCGTCGGGCAGCGGCTCGCCGATCAGCAGCACGAGCGCGTTGACCGCCTGCGCACGCGCGCGCGCCTGCGCCTGCTGGTTCGCGAGCGCCGTCTCGACGACCGTCTGCGCCTGCCGCAGATCGAGCTCCGAGCCGGTGCCGTTGTCGAACTGCAGCTTCGTGAGGTCGTACGACGCGCGCGCCGTCTTCAGCGTGTTCTCCGTGACCTGCAGCAGGTCGTCGGTCGACAGGAGCGAGAGGTACTGATCGGCGACGCTCGCGACGAGCGAGATCTCCGCGGCCTTGCGCGCCTGCGCGGTCGCGAAATATTGCGCGAGCGCCTGGTCCTTCAGGCTCTGCACGCGGCCGAACAGGTCGAGCTCCCACGACGCGGACACGCCGACGTTGTAGGCGCGCGAGATGAGCGGCTGGCGCGTCGTCGACACGCCGGCGGGATAGCGCTGGATCGAGCCCGTGCCGGTGCCGTCGAGCGTCGGGAACAGGCCGGCGCGCGTGATCTGATACTGCGCGCGCGAGGCCTCGACGTTCAGCACCGATACGCGCAGATCGCGGTTGTTCCTCAGCGCGATCTCGACGAGCCGCTGCAGGCGCGGATCGACGAAGAACTCGCGCCAGCCGATGTCGACGGCCGACTGGCCGTTCGCGCTGCGCGCGCCGGACGCGGCGCCCGGCTGCGCGGCGTAGACGCCGTCGGTCGGGAACGCGCCCGACACGGGCGCGGCCGGACGCTCGTAGCGCGGCGCGAGCGTGCAGCCCGTCGCGAGCAGGGCGACTGCGAGCGCAGTCAAAGCATGTTTTCGCTTCATCACTTAATCCTTCTTGCCAGCGTCGTCGCCGTGCTCCGGCTTTTCGTCACGGTGCATGTGCTCGTGCGCGAGGCGCAGCGCTTCGTCGGCGTCTTCCTTCTCGCCGCTGAACACCGCCCGCACCTTCACGAAGAACATCGGGATCATGAAGATCGCGAGGAACGTCGCCGTGATCATCCCGCCGATCACGCCCGTGCCGATCGCGTGCTGGCTCGCCGAGCCGGCGCCGTTGCTGATCGCGAGCGGCAGCACGCCGAGAATGAACGCGAGCGACGTCATCAGAATCGGACGCAGCCGCAGCCGCGACGCCTCCAGCGCCGCCTCGATCGGCCCCATCTTCTCCGTCTGCTGCAGCTCGCGCGCGAACTCGACGATCAGAATCGCGTTCTTCGCGGACAGGCCGACGGTCGTCAAGAGCCCCACCTGGAAGAACACGTCGTTCTCGAGCCCGCGCATCGTCGCGGCGAGCAGCGCCCCGATCACGCCGAGCGGCACCACCATGATCACCGAGAACGGAATCGACCAGCTTTCATACAGCGCGGCGAGACACAGGAACACGACGAGGATCGAGATCGCATACAGGATCGGCGCCTGCGAGCCCGACTGGATTTCCTGGAACGACAGCCCCGTCCACGAATAGCCGATACCCGTCGGCAGCTTCTTCGCGAGCGTTTCCATCGCCGCCATCGCCTGGCCGGTCGATTTGCCCGGCGCGGCCTGGCCCTGGATTTCCATCGCCGAGATGCCGTTGTAGCGCTCGAGCTTCGGCGAGCCGTACGTCCAGTGGCCGGTCGCGAACGCGCTGAACGGCACCATCCCGCCCGATCCGTTGCGCACGTACCAGATGTTCAGGTCTTCCGGCGACATCCGGAACGGCGCGTCGGCCTGCACGTACACCTTCTTGATCCGGCCGTCGGTATCGAGGAAGTTGTTCACGTAGCTCGATGCCCAGGCGATCGAGAACGTCTGGTCGATCGCCGACGCCGTGACGCCGAGCGCGTTCGCCTTCTCGCGGTCGATGTTCACCTTGTACTGCGGCGTGTCGTTCAGGCCGTTCGGGCGCACGCCTTGCAGCGTCGGGTCCTTCGCGGCCATTCCGAGCAGCTGATTGCGCGCGGCCATCAGCGCGTCGTGGCCGAGACCCGCGCTGTCGGTCAGCTCGAAGTCGAAGCCGGCCGCCGTGCCGAGTTCGGGAATCGACGGCGGGTTGAACGGAATCACGAGCGCGTCCTTGTAGCCCGCATAGCGCCCGAACATCCGGCCGATCAGCGCCTGCACCTTCTGGTTCGCGCTCTGCCGCTGCGAGTAGTCCTTCAGCTTGACGAACACGAGGCCCGAGTTCTGGCCGCGGCCCGCGAAGCTGAAGCCGTTCACCGTGAACGCGGATTCGACGATGTCCTTTTCCTGCGTGAGCAGGTAATCGGAAATGTTCGCGAGCGTGCGCGCGGTCGTCTCCTGCGTCGAGCCCGACGGCGTCTGGACGATCACGAACATGAGCCCCTGATCCTCGTCGGGCAGGAACGATTTCGGCAGACGCACGAACAGCAGGCCGACCGCGACGATCACCGCCAGATAGATGATGAGCCAGCGGCCCGAGCGCTTGATCACGTGGTGGACGCCGACGTGATACTTGTCGCGGCTCGCGTTGAAGGTTCGGTTGAACCAGCCGAAGAAGCCCTTCTTCTCCTCGTGGTGCCCCTGCGGGATCGGCTTGAGGATCGTCGCGCACAGCGCCGGCGTCAGGATCAACGCGACGAGCACGGACAGCACCATCGCCGACACGATCGTCAGCGAGAACTGGCGATAGATCGCGCCGACCGACCCGCCGGAAAACGCGACCGGCACGAACACCGCGGACAGCACGAGCGCGACGCCGACGAGCGCGCCCGTGATCTGGCCCATCGCCTTGCGCGTCGCTTCCTTGGGCGACAAGCCCTCTTCCGCCATCACCCGCTCGACGTTCTCGACGACGACGATCGCATCGTCGACGAGCAGGCCGATCGCGAGCACGAGGCCGAACATCGACAGCACGTTGATCGAGAAGCCGACCATCGACATGATCGCGAACGTGCCGAGCAGCACGACGGGCACGGCGATCGTCGGGATGATCGTCGCCCGCAGGTTCTGCAGGAACAGATACATCACGAGGAACACGAGGACGATACCCTCGAGCAGCGTCTTCACCACTTCCTCGATCGACAGGCGCACGAACGGCGTGGTGTCGTACGGATACTTGACGACGAGGCCATGCGGGAAGTACGACGACATCTCGTCGATCTTCGCGCGCACCGCCTTCGCCGTCGCGAGCGCGTTCGCGTTCGTCGCGAGCTGGATGCCGAGCGCCGCGGTCGGCTGGCCGTTGTACTTCGTGTCGAAGTTGTACGTTTCGCCGCCGAGGCCGATCTGCGCGACGTCCTTCAGGCGCACCTGCGAGCCGTCCTGGTTCACCTTCAGCAGGATGTTGCCGAACTGCTCGGGCGTCTGCAAAAGCGTCTGCTCGGTGATCGTCGCCTGCAGCACGGTGCCCGGCACGGCCGGCGTGCCGCCGAGCTGGCCGCCCGCGATCTGCACGTTCTGCGCGGAGATCGCGCTCGTCACGTCGACCGGCGTGAGCCCGTAGTTCGTGAGCTTCGTCGGATCGAGCCAGATCCGCATCGCGTACTGCGAGCCGAACAGCGTGACGGTGCCGACGCCGTTGATCCGGCTGATCGGGTCCTTCACGTGCGACGCGACGTAGTTCGCCAGGTCGTACTTGTTCATGCTGCCGTCTTCGGAGTTGAAGGCGAGCACGAGCAGGAAGCTGCTGCTCGACTTCGTCACCGACAGGCCGAGCTGCTGAACCACCTGCGGCAGGATCGGCGTCGCGAGCGACAGCTTGTTCTGCACCTGGACCTGCGCGATGTCCGGGTTCGTACCCGGCGCGAACGTGATCGTGATCGTCGCGTTGCCCGAGTCGTCACTCGTCGACGACATGTACAGGAAGTTGTCGAGACCGCTCATCTGCTGCTCGATCACCTGCGTGACCGTGTCTTCGACAGTCTTCGCCGAAGCGCCCGGATAGTTCGCGGTGATCTGGATCGACGGAGGCGCGATCGTCGGATACTGGGCGATCGGCAGCGTGAAGATCGCCGCGACCCCGGCCAGCATCAGGATGATGGCGATCACCCACGCGAAGATCGGGCGATCGATAAAAAACTTTGCCATGAAACAGGCCCCCTGTTATTGCGCGCTCGACGCGGCGGCCGCGCTCGACGGCGCGGCACCCGATGCGGCCGCGCTCGCCGCCGCGGCCTGGGCGGGCGAGGCGCCCGCTTGCGCTGCGCCCGACGCGGCCTGCAACTGCGCGTCGGCGGTCTTCACGGACATGCCCGGACGCACCTTGTCGATGCCCTGCACGATCACGCGGTCGCCCGCCTGCAGGCCGCCCTCGACCACCCAGTTCTGGCCCTGCGTGCCGCTCGTCGTGAGCACGCGCGACGCGACCTTGCCCTTCTCGTCGACGATCATCGCGATCGCCTGGCCCTTCGGATCGTGCGTGACGCCGATCTGCGGAACGAGGAACGCGTTGTCGTTGACCCCCTCTTCGATGCGCGCGCGCACGAACATGCCCGGCAGCAGCACGCGCTGCTTGTTCGGGAAGATCGCGCGGATCGTGACCGAGCCCGTCGTCTGGTCGACCGTGACGTCGCTGAACTGCAGCTTGCCCTGCTCCGAGTACGGCTTGCCGTCCTCGAGGATCAGCGTGACCTTCGCCGCGCCCGGGCCTTCCGTCTTGATGCGCCCGCTCTGGATGTCCTGGCGCAGCTTCAGGCCGTCGAGGCTCGACTGCGTGAGATCCACGTACACCGGATCGAGCTGCTGGACGGTCGACATCAGCGTCGCCTGGCTCGCCTGCACGTAGGCGCCCGGCGTGACCTGCGAGATCCCGACGCGGCCCGTGATCGGCGAGACCACGTCCGTGTAGCCGAGGTTGATCTGCGCGGTGTCGACCGCCGCCTTGCCCGATCCGACGTCGGCGGCCGCCTGCCCTTGCGCGGCGACCGCATCGTCGTACTGCTGCTTGCTCACCGCGTTCGCGGCGACGAGCACCTTGTAGCGCGCGACGAGCGCGTTCTGCGTCGCGAGGTTCGCCTGCGCCTTCGCGAGCGTCGCCTTCGCGCTGTTCAGCTGCGCGACGTACGGCGCGGGATCGATCTTGTAAAGGCGCTGGCCGGCCTTGACGTCGCCGCCCTCGGTGAACTCACGCCGCAGCACGATGCCGTCGACCCGCGCGCGCACTTGCGCGACGAGATACGCGCTCGTGCGGCCCGGCAGCTCCGAGACCACCGGCACGGATTGCGGCTGCACGGTGACGACGCCGACCTCCGGCGTTTGAGGAGGCGGAGCCGATTCTTTTTTTCCGCACGCGGCCAGGAAGACGGCGGCTGTCGCGACAGTGATTAAGCGGTATGGAACCCGTTCGACGCGCATGGAGCGACCTCGTTTGTAACTGGATGAAATAAGTGCCGGCCCTCGGGGACGCAACACGAACGCGCCTTGCGGCGCGGATCGGACAACTGAATTGCTTGACTGCGAATACAACAGCGGCACGTGACTGCCGTGCCGGGATGCCGCCGCGCGGAGCAACCGCGGTACGCGCGGAACAACAATGAGGAGGGAAATCAGCAGAGACGGATATTAACTGATTGCCTCGAAAGCCATTCGGCCGTAAGCTGGCATTGTATATACATTCACGAATGTATGTAAAAGTCCTTCATGCGCCGCACAATTTCTTACAAATTACCAAGGTTTACAACTGCCGGACGGGGACGACCGGCATGCGGCGCCTGTGATGCAACCCTTATTATTAACGCAATGACCTCGACTTTGCACATGACGAGCTTCTGAATGGCCAGACGCACGAAGGAGGAGGCGCTCGCGACGCGCGACCGCATCCTCGACGCCGCCGAACACGTCTTCTTCGAAAAAGGCGTGTCGCACACGTCGCTCGCCGACATCGCCCAGCACGCGGGCGTCACGCGCGGCGCGATCTATTGGCACTTCGCGAGCAAGAGCGAGCTGTTCGACGCGATGTTCGACCGCGTGCTGCTGCCGATCGACGAGCTGAAGGCGGACACGGGCGCGCCGCACGCCGACCCGCTCGGCCGGATTCGCGAGATCCTGATCTGGTGCCTGCTTGGCGTCGCGCGCGATCCGCAGCTGCGGCGCGTGTTCAGCATCCTGTTCATGAAGTGCGAGTACGTCGCGGACATGGGGCCGCTCCTGCAGCGCAACCGCGAAGGAATGCGCGACGCGCTGCGCAACATCGAAGCGGATCTCGCGCAGGGCGTCGCGAACGGCCAGTTGCCGGCCGATCTCGACACGTGGCGCGCGACGCTGATG comes from Burkholderia savannae and encodes:
- a CDS encoding GlxA family transcriptional regulator, translating into MAAEIPLRHRTTTVDVVIYPGFKAIEAVGVINVFDYANARLAAAGLPPVYDLQIAAPAKGAVKSDTLIVLEATKAIDTLAVPDTAIVVGARDIERALRDTSMLVGWCRDVSGRIGRMVGLCSGCFFLAESGMLDGRRATTHWSVAHTLQARYPAVKVEPDAIFVREGNVWTSAGVTAGLDLALAMVEEDLGRDIALAVARDLVIYLKRPGGQSQFSVYLASQMTAHSSIRDVQDWILNSLGERLSVAQLAKRAAMSERNFIRVFVRETGYRPAEFIEIARLEKARRMLEQEELPLKTVAVRSGFHSDDQLRRVFVRRLGVTPGAYRERFSGTGVRDAAASEGADFTD
- a CDS encoding xylulokinase, yielding MRFLGIDLGTGSLKLAIVDGDGRVRASSGAAYAVATPQPGWAEIDVAAWWRALVDAARRLPEHERAQVRAIGLSGQMHGVVLADACGRALRPAMLWPDARATALVARWPASPNPVSPGMAGPLLAWLAAHEPDVLRAARWALQPKDWLRVALGGDVASDPSDACATALAGPDGDWDDALIASLGLPRALFAAPRASDARCGALSADAARALGLPADVALATGAGDTPCAALGSGLARDGDALLTTGTGGQIVVLTAQGAAPRAGLHRYRAAGGARYYTMAAMQNVGIALESARGWLVYPDWRAAYDDAFGAHAAAQISFLPYLTGERSPWMNPAARGGWLGLSLGDSRGALMRAAFEGVAFALRAGLDAIRADGSPVRALRLAGGGSVDPRWRQLLADALDVELHAVEGADAAARGAALLGGVAAEHWRATELVALGPGATCVAKPGHDAALAARHARFVDLYRRTEAWFDTGI
- a CDS encoding nucleobase:cation symporter-2 family protein produces the protein MQSNTVHPCDELLPSGKLLTLGLQHVLVMYAGAVAVPLIVGGALKLPKDQIAFLISADLFACGIATLIQTLGVWIFGIRLPVIMGCTFAAVGPMIAIGTNPGLGILDIFGSTIAAGAIGIVLAPMIGKLLRFFPPVVVGTVISVIGLSLMEVGINWAAGGVGNPNYGDPVYLGLSLLVLALILLINKFGRGFVANISVLLGMVAGFAIAFAAGRVNTDGVAAAPWLGFVAPFHFGLPHFDPLAIATMVIVMFVTFIESTGMFLAVGDMVERPVDQDTLVRGLRVDGLGTLIGGIFNSFPHTSFSQNVGLIGVTGVKSRFVCATGGMILVLLGLFPKMAQLVASVPPFVLGGAGIVMFGMVAANGVKVLSKVDFVRNHHNLFIVAVSIGLGLVPVVSPNFFSKLPAALAPILHSGILLASVSAVVLNLVFNGMKGEQDARCDIRRAGRDFDGRPADLH
- a CDS encoding efflux transporter outer membrane subunit; this encodes MKRKHALTALAVALLATGCTLAPRYERPAAPVSGAFPTDGVYAAQPGAASGARSANGQSAVDIGWREFFVDPRLQRLVEIALRNNRDLRVSVLNVEASRAQYQITRAGLFPTLDGTGTGSIQRYPAGVSTTRQPLISRAYNVGVSASWELDLFGRVQSLKDQALAQYFATAQARKAAEISLVASVADQYLSLLSTDDLLQVTENTLKTARASYDLTKLQFDNGTGSELDLRQAQTVVETALANQQAQARARAQAVNALVLLIGEPLPDDLPAGLPLNAQNLLTDVPAGLPSDLLTRRPDIMQAEEALRAANANIGAARAAFFPKISLTAAFGTASPTLGGLFKAGTAAWSFAPSIALPIFEGGQNIANLDLAHVQKRIEIANYEKAIQSAFREVSDGLAARGTYDQQIAALERNEHAQQRRYDLSDLRYKNGVDSYLSVLTAQTDLYTAQQQLISARLARWTNLVDLYRALGGGWIERAGETPRPADAPVDYGRAAVPAAASAVPAASAGATTAG
- the bpeB gene encoding efflux RND transporter permease BpeB, which gives rise to MAKFFIDRPIFAWVIAIILMLAGVAAIFTLPIAQYPTIAPPSIQITANYPGASAKTVEDTVTQVIEQQMSGLDNFLYMSSTSDDSGNATITITFAPGTNPDIAQVQVQNKLSLATPILPQVVQQLGLSVTKSSSSFLLVLAFNSEDGSMNKYDLANYVASHVKDPISRINGVGTVTLFGSQYAMRIWLDPTKLTNYGLTPVDVTSAISAQNVQIAGGQLGGTPAVPGTVLQATITEQTLLQTPEQFGNILLKVNQDGSQVRLKDVAQIGLGGETYNFDTKYNGQPTAALGIQLATNANALATAKAVRAKIDEMSSYFPHGLVVKYPYDTTPFVRLSIEEVVKTLLEGIVLVFLVMYLFLQNLRATIIPTIAVPVVLLGTFAIMSMVGFSINVLSMFGLVLAIGLLVDDAIVVVENVERVMAEEGLSPKEATRKAMGQITGALVGVALVLSAVFVPVAFSGGSVGAIYRQFSLTIVSAMVLSVLVALILTPALCATILKPIPQGHHEEKKGFFGWFNRTFNASRDKYHVGVHHVIKRSGRWLIIYLAVIVAVGLLFVRLPKSFLPDEDQGLMFVIVQTPSGSTQETTARTLANISDYLLTQEKDIVESAFTVNGFSFAGRGQNSGLVFVKLKDYSQRQSANQKVQALIGRMFGRYAGYKDALVIPFNPPSIPELGTAAGFDFELTDSAGLGHDALMAARNQLLGMAAKDPTLQGVRPNGLNDTPQYKVNIDREKANALGVTASAIDQTFSIAWASSYVNNFLDTDGRIKKVYVQADAPFRMSPEDLNIWYVRNGSGGMVPFSAFATGHWTYGSPKLERYNGISAMEIQGQAAPGKSTGQAMAAMETLAKKLPTGIGYSWTGLSFQEIQSGSQAPILYAISILVVFLCLAALYESWSIPFSVIMVVPLGVIGALLAATMRGLENDVFFQVGLLTTVGLSAKNAILIVEFARELQQTEKMGPIEAALEASRLRLRPILMTSLAFILGVLPLAISNGAGSASQHAIGTGVIGGMITATFLAIFMIPMFFVKVRAVFSGEKEDADEALRLAHEHMHRDEKPEHGDDAGKKD